The Bombus terrestris chromosome 16, iyBomTerr1.2, whole genome shotgun sequence genome includes a region encoding these proteins:
- the LOC100651346 gene encoding pancreatic lipase-related protein 2 isoform X1 has protein sequence MRSMRRKKQGVTEGGEASILLLVALTPVICSAGILDPWQWARSDRIDVNIPWLPFENETRCYDELGCLNITRSWYHLIHRPLNVFPLPREVINTKFLLYTNDNNVEGQTLSAAKDKSIKRSYFDPKRKTKFIIHGFIDTPLSNWVNEMRNELLKHDNYNVIVVDWGGGSLPLYTQATANTRLVGLEIAHLVKHLQTNYGLDPNDVHLIGHSLGAHTAGYAGEKMGGKVGRITGLDPAEPYFQGMPSHVRLDYTDAKLVDVIHTDGKSFFFLGLPGYGMVQPCGHLDFYPNNGKEQPGCTDLSETTPSLPLTLIKEGLEEASRVLVACNHVRSIKLFTESINSKCQYVAHECSSYASFLRGECFSCKSNNSLSCGIMGYHADSSPALVGRRAMGQDILSLLGSKFFFATGKEDPFCRRHYRITIDLARPPSAESWVQGFLKVTFHAENDIIRDIDLTPSGYMKLEHGSTVRMVVAHPAGASGELGKIRRVELSWTYDMDVLQPKSLCFFWCNDRLYVNSVTVDVMEIPGRGKREADFTSKLCSASRQEYAEIASGSTASFVDNC, from the exons GATGAGGAGGAAGAAGCAAGGAGTCACCGAGGGCGGAGAAGCGTCGATTCTGCTACTCGTCGCATTGACTCCTGTTATCTGTTCGGCTGGAATCCTGGACCCTTGGCAGTGGGCACGTAGCGATCGAATCGACGTCAACATTCCTTGGTTGCCGT TCGAGAACGAGACACGATGCTACGACGAGCTAGGGTGCCTGAACATAACCAGAAGCTGGTATCACCTTATCCATAGACCGCTTAACGTCTTTCCATTGCCACGAGAAGTCATCAATACGAAATTTCTTCTATACACGAACGATAATAACGTGGAA GGCCAGACCTTGTCAGCCGCGAAAGACAAGTCGATTAAACGGTCGTACTTCGATCCAAAGAGGAAAACAAAATTCATTATACACGGGTTCATAGATACACCGCTTAGCAATTGGGTCAAC GAAATGAGAAACGAATTATTGAAGCACGACAACTACAATGTCATCGTAGTTGACTGGGGTGGAGGAAGTTTGCCGCTTTATACTCAAGCAACCGCCAACACGAGACTGGTGGGCCTCGAAATAGCCCATCTCGTTAAACACTTGCAG ACAAATTATGGACTGGACCCAAATGACGTGCACCTGATCGGACACAGCTTGGGGGCACATACCGCGGGATATGCGGGAGAAAAGATGGGAGGAAAGGTTGGTCGTATCACGGGATTGGATCCTGCGGAACCCTATTTCCAAGGGATGCCCAGTCACGTAAGGCTGGACTACACCGACGCCAAGTTGGTCGACGTCATTCACACCGATGGCAAAAGCTTCTTTTTCCTAG GGCTTCCCGGATATGGAATGGTTCAACCATGCGGTCATCTGGACTTCTACCCGAACAATGGCAAGGAACAGCCGGGATGCACGGATCTCAGCGAAACTACCCCTTCCTTGCCTTTAACTCTGATCAAAGAAGGTCTGGAAGAAGCGTCGCGAGTACTGGTTGCCTGCAATCACGTGCGTTCCATAAAACTCTTCACCGAGAGCATCAACTCCAAGTGCCAATACGTGGCCCACGAGTGTTCCAGTTACGCCAGCTTCCTCAGAGGCGAGTGTTTCTCGTGCAAGAGCAACAACAGTCTCAGTTGCGGTATCATGGGTTATCATGCGGACTCCAGTCCAGCTTTGGTTGGAAGGCGGGCTATGGGACAGGATATTCTGTCTCTGCTCGGCTCCAAGTTCTTCTTCGCCACTGGCAAAGAAGATCCTTTTTGCA GGAGACATTACAGAATCACCATCGATCTTGCCCGGCCACCGAGTGCAGAAAGTTGGGTCCAAGGCTTCCTGAAAGTCACTTTTCACGCGGAAAATGACATTATTCGAGACATTGATCTCACACCTAG CGGTTACATGAAATTGGAACATGGGTCGACAGTCAGAATGGTCGTCGCTCATCCAGCCGGTGCATCCGGTGAACTTGGGAAAATTCGACGCGTCGAGCTTTCATGGACCTACGATATGGACGTGTTACAACCAAAGTCGCTCTGCTTCTTCTGGTGTAACGATCGCCTCTACGTCAACAGCGTCACAGTGGACGTTATGGAAATCCCGGGAAGAGG GAAAAGAGAAGCAGACTTCACCAGTAAGCTCTGTTCAGCAAGTAGGCAGGAGTACGCGGAAATTGCCAGCGGTTCCACGGCGTCTTTCGTCGACAACTGCTGA
- the LOC100651346 gene encoding pancreatic lipase-related protein 2 isoform X2 yields the protein MMRRKKQGVTEGGEASILLLVALTPVICSAGILDPWQWARSDRIDVNIPWLPFENETRCYDELGCLNITRSWYHLIHRPLNVFPLPREVINTKFLLYTNDNNVEGQTLSAAKDKSIKRSYFDPKRKTKFIIHGFIDTPLSNWVNEMRNELLKHDNYNVIVVDWGGGSLPLYTQATANTRLVGLEIAHLVKHLQTNYGLDPNDVHLIGHSLGAHTAGYAGEKMGGKVGRITGLDPAEPYFQGMPSHVRLDYTDAKLVDVIHTDGKSFFFLGLPGYGMVQPCGHLDFYPNNGKEQPGCTDLSETTPSLPLTLIKEGLEEASRVLVACNHVRSIKLFTESINSKCQYVAHECSSYASFLRGECFSCKSNNSLSCGIMGYHADSSPALVGRRAMGQDILSLLGSKFFFATGKEDPFCRRHYRITIDLARPPSAESWVQGFLKVTFHAENDIIRDIDLTPSGYMKLEHGSTVRMVVAHPAGASGELGKIRRVELSWTYDMDVLQPKSLCFFWCNDRLYVNSVTVDVMEIPGRGKREADFTSKLCSASRQEYAEIASGSTASFVDNC from the exons GATGAGGAGGAAGAAGCAAGGAGTCACCGAGGGCGGAGAAGCGTCGATTCTGCTACTCGTCGCATTGACTCCTGTTATCTGTTCGGCTGGAATCCTGGACCCTTGGCAGTGGGCACGTAGCGATCGAATCGACGTCAACATTCCTTGGTTGCCGT TCGAGAACGAGACACGATGCTACGACGAGCTAGGGTGCCTGAACATAACCAGAAGCTGGTATCACCTTATCCATAGACCGCTTAACGTCTTTCCATTGCCACGAGAAGTCATCAATACGAAATTTCTTCTATACACGAACGATAATAACGTGGAA GGCCAGACCTTGTCAGCCGCGAAAGACAAGTCGATTAAACGGTCGTACTTCGATCCAAAGAGGAAAACAAAATTCATTATACACGGGTTCATAGATACACCGCTTAGCAATTGGGTCAAC GAAATGAGAAACGAATTATTGAAGCACGACAACTACAATGTCATCGTAGTTGACTGGGGTGGAGGAAGTTTGCCGCTTTATACTCAAGCAACCGCCAACACGAGACTGGTGGGCCTCGAAATAGCCCATCTCGTTAAACACTTGCAG ACAAATTATGGACTGGACCCAAATGACGTGCACCTGATCGGACACAGCTTGGGGGCACATACCGCGGGATATGCGGGAGAAAAGATGGGAGGAAAGGTTGGTCGTATCACGGGATTGGATCCTGCGGAACCCTATTTCCAAGGGATGCCCAGTCACGTAAGGCTGGACTACACCGACGCCAAGTTGGTCGACGTCATTCACACCGATGGCAAAAGCTTCTTTTTCCTAG GGCTTCCCGGATATGGAATGGTTCAACCATGCGGTCATCTGGACTTCTACCCGAACAATGGCAAGGAACAGCCGGGATGCACGGATCTCAGCGAAACTACCCCTTCCTTGCCTTTAACTCTGATCAAAGAAGGTCTGGAAGAAGCGTCGCGAGTACTGGTTGCCTGCAATCACGTGCGTTCCATAAAACTCTTCACCGAGAGCATCAACTCCAAGTGCCAATACGTGGCCCACGAGTGTTCCAGTTACGCCAGCTTCCTCAGAGGCGAGTGTTTCTCGTGCAAGAGCAACAACAGTCTCAGTTGCGGTATCATGGGTTATCATGCGGACTCCAGTCCAGCTTTGGTTGGAAGGCGGGCTATGGGACAGGATATTCTGTCTCTGCTCGGCTCCAAGTTCTTCTTCGCCACTGGCAAAGAAGATCCTTTTTGCA GGAGACATTACAGAATCACCATCGATCTTGCCCGGCCACCGAGTGCAGAAAGTTGGGTCCAAGGCTTCCTGAAAGTCACTTTTCACGCGGAAAATGACATTATTCGAGACATTGATCTCACACCTAG CGGTTACATGAAATTGGAACATGGGTCGACAGTCAGAATGGTCGTCGCTCATCCAGCCGGTGCATCCGGTGAACTTGGGAAAATTCGACGCGTCGAGCTTTCATGGACCTACGATATGGACGTGTTACAACCAAAGTCGCTCTGCTTCTTCTGGTGTAACGATCGCCTCTACGTCAACAGCGTCACAGTGGACGTTATGGAAATCCCGGGAAGAGG GAAAAGAGAAGCAGACTTCACCAGTAAGCTCTGTTCAGCAAGTAGGCAGGAGTACGCGGAAATTGCCAGCGGTTCCACGGCGTCTTTCGTCGACAACTGCTGA
- the LOC100651346 gene encoding pancreatic lipase-related protein 2 isoform X3 gives MRRKKQGVTEGGEASILLLVALTPVICSAGILDPWQWARSDRIDVNIPWLPFENETRCYDELGCLNITRSWYHLIHRPLNVFPLPREVINTKFLLYTNDNNVEGQTLSAAKDKSIKRSYFDPKRKTKFIIHGFIDTPLSNWVNEMRNELLKHDNYNVIVVDWGGGSLPLYTQATANTRLVGLEIAHLVKHLQTNYGLDPNDVHLIGHSLGAHTAGYAGEKMGGKVGRITGLDPAEPYFQGMPSHVRLDYTDAKLVDVIHTDGKSFFFLGLPGYGMVQPCGHLDFYPNNGKEQPGCTDLSETTPSLPLTLIKEGLEEASRVLVACNHVRSIKLFTESINSKCQYVAHECSSYASFLRGECFSCKSNNSLSCGIMGYHADSSPALVGRRAMGQDILSLLGSKFFFATGKEDPFCRRHYRITIDLARPPSAESWVQGFLKVTFHAENDIIRDIDLTPSGYMKLEHGSTVRMVVAHPAGASGELGKIRRVELSWTYDMDVLQPKSLCFFWCNDRLYVNSVTVDVMEIPGRGKREADFTSKLCSASRQEYAEIASGSTASFVDNC, from the exons ATGAGGAGGAAGAAGCAAGGAGTCACCGAGGGCGGAGAAGCGTCGATTCTGCTACTCGTCGCATTGACTCCTGTTATCTGTTCGGCTGGAATCCTGGACCCTTGGCAGTGGGCACGTAGCGATCGAATCGACGTCAACATTCCTTGGTTGCCGT TCGAGAACGAGACACGATGCTACGACGAGCTAGGGTGCCTGAACATAACCAGAAGCTGGTATCACCTTATCCATAGACCGCTTAACGTCTTTCCATTGCCACGAGAAGTCATCAATACGAAATTTCTTCTATACACGAACGATAATAACGTGGAA GGCCAGACCTTGTCAGCCGCGAAAGACAAGTCGATTAAACGGTCGTACTTCGATCCAAAGAGGAAAACAAAATTCATTATACACGGGTTCATAGATACACCGCTTAGCAATTGGGTCAAC GAAATGAGAAACGAATTATTGAAGCACGACAACTACAATGTCATCGTAGTTGACTGGGGTGGAGGAAGTTTGCCGCTTTATACTCAAGCAACCGCCAACACGAGACTGGTGGGCCTCGAAATAGCCCATCTCGTTAAACACTTGCAG ACAAATTATGGACTGGACCCAAATGACGTGCACCTGATCGGACACAGCTTGGGGGCACATACCGCGGGATATGCGGGAGAAAAGATGGGAGGAAAGGTTGGTCGTATCACGGGATTGGATCCTGCGGAACCCTATTTCCAAGGGATGCCCAGTCACGTAAGGCTGGACTACACCGACGCCAAGTTGGTCGACGTCATTCACACCGATGGCAAAAGCTTCTTTTTCCTAG GGCTTCCCGGATATGGAATGGTTCAACCATGCGGTCATCTGGACTTCTACCCGAACAATGGCAAGGAACAGCCGGGATGCACGGATCTCAGCGAAACTACCCCTTCCTTGCCTTTAACTCTGATCAAAGAAGGTCTGGAAGAAGCGTCGCGAGTACTGGTTGCCTGCAATCACGTGCGTTCCATAAAACTCTTCACCGAGAGCATCAACTCCAAGTGCCAATACGTGGCCCACGAGTGTTCCAGTTACGCCAGCTTCCTCAGAGGCGAGTGTTTCTCGTGCAAGAGCAACAACAGTCTCAGTTGCGGTATCATGGGTTATCATGCGGACTCCAGTCCAGCTTTGGTTGGAAGGCGGGCTATGGGACAGGATATTCTGTCTCTGCTCGGCTCCAAGTTCTTCTTCGCCACTGGCAAAGAAGATCCTTTTTGCA GGAGACATTACAGAATCACCATCGATCTTGCCCGGCCACCGAGTGCAGAAAGTTGGGTCCAAGGCTTCCTGAAAGTCACTTTTCACGCGGAAAATGACATTATTCGAGACATTGATCTCACACCTAG CGGTTACATGAAATTGGAACATGGGTCGACAGTCAGAATGGTCGTCGCTCATCCAGCCGGTGCATCCGGTGAACTTGGGAAAATTCGACGCGTCGAGCTTTCATGGACCTACGATATGGACGTGTTACAACCAAAGTCGCTCTGCTTCTTCTGGTGTAACGATCGCCTCTACGTCAACAGCGTCACAGTGGACGTTATGGAAATCCCGGGAAGAGG GAAAAGAGAAGCAGACTTCACCAGTAAGCTCTGTTCAGCAAGTAGGCAGGAGTACGCGGAAATTGCCAGCGGTTCCACGGCGTCTTTCGTCGACAACTGCTGA